A window of Hevea brasiliensis isolate MT/VB/25A 57/8 chromosome 14, ASM3005281v1, whole genome shotgun sequence contains these coding sequences:
- the LOC110651185 gene encoding uncharacterized protein LOC110651185 isoform X4, producing the protein MAHMIFSFMVDATLSSVFSLIIYEIILAWNLNDDSKCLQDSLTMIHAVLRDADLRQTRREPVRLWLKKLRDVAYEGEAVLNKLRIDDIRQRVEMLDQSGTERLPDARLCQMHSCIIFSANFCFYSSQLGEKNIIQLSRKHVSTLSQLKDKKFGLLLAPYGIMTAKF; encoded by the exons ATGGCTCACATGATATTCAGCTTCATGGTGGATGCAACTCTGTCCTCGGTGTTTTCACTTATCATATATGAAATCATCCTTGCTTGGAATCTCAATGATGACTCTAAATGCCTTCAAGATTCCCTCACCATGATTCATGCTGTGCTTCGAGATGCAGACTTACGACAAACCAGGAGAGAACCTGTGAGGCTTTGGCTGAAGAAGCTCAGAGATGTAGCTTATGAGGGTGAAGCCGTGTTAAATAAGTTGCGGATCGACGATATTCGACAAAGGGTTGAGATGCTAGACCAATCAGGAACAGAG AGACTGCCAGATGCAAGATTATGCCAGATGCACAGCTGCATCATTTTCTCTGCAAATTTCTGCTTTTATTCGAGCCAACTGGGGGAGAAAAATATCATTCAACTGAGTAGAAAG CATGTCTCAACTTTGTCCCAACTGAAAGACAAAAAATTTGGGCTTTTGCTAGCTCCTTACGGGATTATGACAGCTAAATTTTGA
- the LOC110651183 gene encoding putative disease resistance protein RGA3 → MAEMILSFVVDATLYRVASLITNEITGAWNLKNDLKGLEESLTLIRGVLQDAEEQQTEREPVKRWLKKLKDVADDADVLFDELAYEDLRRKVEMQEQLGREVSCLFSFSKGTRCVKKAELHVKMVHKVRKTIKLLKKIKNEATDFGLRVLSRDGIMSQINFDRTTDSILDNPIVGRKADVSEIVHLLSSCDQRVLTVVPIVGMGGLGKTALAKLVCHKAIERNLFDDKIWVCVSDNFNEQKILGEMLQTFNVNAGGVTNMDAILKELEKQLEGRKFLLVLDDVWNERNEVSNRWDDFKTRLVRISKNNGNAIVVTTRSEEVASIVETSTNHRHTLHLLSDDECWSIMKERAFGSETASIPSNLEDIGKEIAKKCRGVPLAAKVLGGTMGFRKDEKAWLSIQNNNVLNASYKKENIESILKLSCDHLPSNLKQCFAYCSMFPKDFDFEKEELIWLWMAEGFVVPSSEDEGNKYSNALLQNSFFQDVVRDEYGNIGKCKMHDLVHDLALSLSKYETVTLKNCSTSDDLSSARRLYVDCQNAKASAAFPKGGSKKLRSLYMNGIVFDGSWKSKSLRTLKLKGSNIEKVPSSIGKLKHLRYLDVSDTKIKVLPESITKLYNLQTLRFLRCKSLEELPGNKICNLISLRHIEFSYDRHMPSKVGRLTCLERLSLFAVGTDRGGSIEELECLNQLSGELEISYLEEVRNKEEAKKSNLQGKTKLKALHFRWRFEWNFERESNSNDEEVLEGLEPHSNIERIKVENYSGKKFPLWLYGMKILSEDDSFTVFDNLVELVLEKCEWCEELPRLGHLPRLKTLEIITMGKIRCIGNEFYGIDSGSTGNGGRLFPALKKLYFNYMMSLVEWKAPPVDEGGETSVFSCLEELSIKYCPLLAKIPLSDSSSLVALEIVECEELSYLFEELQVHSFPSLKSITIRWCHKLICLPSGLKSFTSLESLVIRYCRGLTSVPEYLGELHSLRLLEIRDCEMLSCFPEKILGGLTRLRESRIGNFSEELDSFPYLNSIQDLPSLQSLAIFGDSEGRIKYLPDQLQRLTALNSLSICYFHGLEALPEWLGNLSSLQILQLQFCMNLKYLPTATAMQRLSKLRKLEITYCPYLGENCSEGSGSEWSKISHIPDVEIG, encoded by the exons ATGGCTGAAATGATCCTCAGTTTTGTGGTGGATGCAACTCTGTACAGGGTGGCTTCGCTCATCACCAATGAAATCACCGGCGCTTGGAATCTCAAGAACGACTTGAAAGGCCTCGAGGAATCCCTCACCCTGATCCGTGGTGTGCTACAGGATGCAGAGGAACAACAAACAGAGAGAGAACCTGTGAAGCGTTGGCTGAAGAAGCTCAAAGATGTAGCTGATGATGCTGATGTCTTGTTTGATGAGTTAGCGTACGAGGATCTTCGACGAAAGGTTGAGATGCAAGAACAACTTGGAAGGGAGGTAAGCTGCCTTTTTTCATTCTCTAAAGGCACTCGTTGTGTCAAGAAGGCTGAATTGCATGTCAAAATGGTCCACAAAGTTAGGAAAACAATTAAGTTGTTGAAAAAGATTAAGAACGAAGCTACGGATTTTGGACTTCGAGTCCTATCTAGAGATGGAATAATGTCTCAAATCAACTTCGATCGAACGACAGATTCGATCCTTGACAACCCAATTGTGGGGAGGAAAGCTGATGTCTCTGAAATCGTGCACTTGCTGAGTTCCTGTGACCAACGAGTTCTAACCGTTGTTCCCATAGTGGGGATGGGCGGTTTGGGAAAGACAGCCTTAGCTAAACTGGTGTGTCATAAAGCCATAGAAAGAAATCTTTTTGACGACAAAATATGGGTTTGCGTTTCTGATAACTTTAATGAACAAAAAATTTTGGGAGAAATGTTGCAAACTTTCAATGTAAATGCGGGTGGAGTGACCAACATGGATGCAATACTTAAAGAGCTTGAAAAGCAGTTGGAGGGGAGAAAGTTTCTACTTGTTCTTGATGACGTGTGGAATGAGAGGAATGAGGTATCAAATAGGTGGGATGATTTTAAGACTCGTTTGGTAAGAATTAGCAAAAACAATGGCAATGCTATTGTTGTCACGACTCGTAGCGAGGAAGTGGCATCAATAGTGGAGACTTCTACAAATCATAGGCATACACTACATTTGCTGTCTGATGATGAATGTTGGTCCATTATGAAGGAAAGGGCATTTGGAAGTGAAACAGCATCAATCCCCTCAAACTTAGAGGACATTGGAAAGGAGATTGCAAAAAAATGTAGGGGAGTGCCATTAGCAGCAAAAGTTTTAGGTGGGACAATGGGTTTTAGAAAGGATGAGAAAGCATGGTTGTCAATTCAAAATAATAATGTTTTGAATGCATCATATAAGAAGGAAAATATTGAATCTATATTAAAATTGAGTTGTGATCACTTGCCTTCAAATTTGAAGCAATGTTTTGCATACTGTTCGATGTTTCCAAAAGATTTTGATTTTGAAAAGGAAGAATTAATTTGGCTTTGGATGGCTGAAGGTTTTGTTGTGCCATCTAGTGAAGATGAGGGCAACAAGTATTCTAATGCCTTACTTCAAAATTCTTTTTTCCAAGATGTGGTGAGGGATGAATACGGTAATATTGGAAAGTGCAAAATGCATGATCTTGTACATGATCTTGCATTATCTCTTTCAAAGTACGAAACAGTGACTTTGAAAAATTGTTCAACTAGTGATGATTTGTCTTCCGCTCGCCGTTTATATGTGGATTGTCAAAATGCAAAAGCTTCAGCGGCATTTCCAAAAGGTGGTTCTAAGAAGCTGCGTAGTTTATACATGAATGGTATTGTCTTTGATGGGTCTTGGAAGTCGAAAAGCTTGCGCACTCTAAAATTGAAAGGTTCTAATATTGAGAAGGTGCCATCTTCTATTGGCAAGTTGAAACATTTGAGATATCTTGACGTCTCAGACACTAAAATCAAAGTGTTGCCTGAATCCATCACCAAGCTCTACAATTTGCAAACATTGAGATTCCTTAGGTGCAAGTCACTTGAAGAGCTTCCTGGAAATAAAATATGCAATCTGATCAGCTTGAGGCATATTGAATTTTCTTATGATAGACATATGCCATCTAAGGTGGGGAGGTTAACCTGTCTTGAAAGATTATCCTTGTTTGCCGTGGGCACAGATAGGGGAGGTAGCATTGAAGAACTAGAATGCTTAAACCAACTAAGCGGCGAGTTGGAGATAAGTTATCTTGAGGAGGTGAGAAACAAAGAAGAAGCAAAGAAATCAAATCTACAGGGGAAAACGAAATTGAAAGCCCTTCATTTTagatggagatttgaatggaattTTGAAAGAGAAAGCAACAGCAATGATGAGGAAGTGTTGGAAGGTCTTGAGCCTCACTCAAACATAGAGAGAATAAAGGTAGAGAATTATTCGGGCAAAAAGTTCCCGCTGTGGCTATATGGGATGAAAATTCTTAGTGAAGATGATTCTTTCACTGTATTTGATAATTTGGTGGAACTTGTATTGGAGAAGTGTGAGTGGTGCGAAGAACTCCCAAGGCTTGGACATCTTCCTCGTCTTAAAACGCTCGAAATAATAACAATGGGTAAGATAAGATGTATAGGGAACGAATTCTATGGCATTGACAGTGGAAGCACAGGTAATGGAGGGAGACTGTTTCCAGCattaaagaaattatattttaattatatgatGAGTTTAGTTGAATGGAAGGCACCACCAGTAGATGAAGGAGGCGAAACATCGGTATTTTCTTGTCTTGAAGAATTGTCCATAAAGTATTGTCCTCTGTTGGCAAAAATTCCATTAAGTGATAGTTCATCGCTTGTCGCATTGGAAATCGTAGAATGTGAAGAATTGAGTTACTTATTTGAAGAACTACAAGTACACTCCTTCCCCTCTCTTAAAAGCATTACAATTAGATGGTGTCATAAATTAATTTGtcttccaagtggactgaaatccttCACTTCTCTGGAATCACTGGTAATAAGGTATTGTCGAGGCCTAACGTCTGTTCCCGAATATTTAGGAGAATTGCATTCTCTTCGTCTTTTAGAAATAAGAGACTGTGAAATGTTGAGTTGCTTTCCGGAGAAAATATTAGGAGGTCTCACACGATTAAGGGAATCAAGAATTGGTAATTTCTCGGAGGAGTTGGATTCTTTCCCTTATCTGAATTCAATCCAAGACCTGCCATCCCTTCAATCCCTAGCTATATTTGGGGATTCTGAAGGTAGAATAAAGTATCTGCCAGATCAACTTCAACGCCTCACTGCCCTAAACTCATTGTCTATATGCTATTTCCATGGATTAGAAGCTTTGCCGGAGTGGTTGGGCAACCTTTCGTCTCTTCAAATCCTGCAATTACAGTTTTGTATGAATTTGAAGTATCTACCTACAGCTACAGCCATGCAACGCCTCTCCAAATTAAGGAAGCTCGAGATTACATATTGTCCTTATCTTGGAGAAAATTGTAGCGAGGGGAGTGGCTCTGAGTGGTCCAAGATTTCTCATATCCCAGACGTAGAAATAG GATAA